DNA sequence from the Coffea arabica cultivar ET-39 chromosome 11c, Coffea Arabica ET-39 HiFi, whole genome shotgun sequence genome:
GATTCTGTCATTAACTCACTTTATGAAATTTTTGTGACCTACTGGCTCCAATTGGTGCATTCCACGTTGGAGTCAGAATATTGAAGCTTTTGCCTTGATTTAGTCAATAGATTCGAATGTGAAAAGTACTTACAGGTCTCAGTATCATGTTGTttagaaatcaagtgtaaaTAAAGCTTTCTGTAGGTCACAAAATTGGCTTCATTTCATTCTTGTTGTGTATGTTCTTAAAAAGTCAAGGAGCAATCACACTTGCTagaaatatgtttatttgtttagGCCATCTATATTCAAAAGCCTGTATCCTTTATCCTCAGTACTCTGGTACTAATATACATATATTGAATCCCTAATCATGAGAAATTACATGATGTTTATTTGGATATGCTTGGCTCAGGGGACAATATATTTGGCTTTGATACTACTGATCCTGTGAAATCTATGAATGCTGCTTTTTCCCCTGCAATATCATCCAACATCCCATGGGCAGCAGTGATTGGAAACCATGACCAAGAGTCTACACTTTCACGGAAAGGTGTCATGAAATATATCGTTGGCATGAAGAACACTCTATCACAGTTAAATCCTCCTGAAGCTCTTGGTATTGATGGTTTTGGGAATTACAACCTGGAAGTCCACGGGATTGAAAATTCTAGATTGGTGAATAAGTCACTACTAAATCTCTACTTCCTTGACAGTGGTGACTATTCCAAAGTTCCTTCTATCCCTGGCTATGACTGGATCAAACCTTCTCAGCAGCTTTGGTTTCAACAAACTTCTACCAAGCTTCAGGTAGAAAACTTAAGTTCTTCCTTTTTCCAGTACAGCTTCATAGTCAATGTACATACTTTTAACCTTATTATCACTTGACATTTGGTTGGAACTTATGTAATTTACCTATTTATTTATGCAGAGAGCTTACATGAATGAACCAGAGGCTCAAAAATCTCCTGCACCCGGGCTTGTATACTTTCACATTCCATTGCCTGAATATGCAAGCTTTGATTCATCAAACTTCACTGGTGTGAAACAGGAAGGTATCAGCTCTGCATCTATCAACTCTGGCTTCTTTGCAACCATGGTAGAAGCTGGGGATGTGAAGGCAGTTTTCACAGGGCATGATCACCTTAATGACTTCTGTGGTGATTTAAGTGGTATACATCTTTGTTATGCTGGAGGGTTTGGATATCATGCTTATGGCAAGGCTGGATGGTCAAGGAGAACAAGAATGGTGGTGGCATCTCTTGAGAAAACAGATGAGGGAGTTTGGGGAACTTTGAAGTCTATCAAAACATGGAAGCGGCTTGATGATGAGCACCTCACTGCAATTGATGCTCAAGTGCTTTGGAGCAAAATGGGTAAGCTTCTTTTCTTGTAGCTTTAGTTTTCGCTGACCCAAAATCATCACGCTACTGTAccagaaaacaaaagagaaggAGAGTAACAAACAAATGATAAAGATTACTGAGTTAATGAGCGGAAGAAAGGAATATTGCCTTCATTAGAATTTGCAATCCTTAGCCTGTTGTGGAATAAGTGATAGTTTTTCTGATTCTGTGCCCAATAAGCTCACCAAAACAAGAGATGCGCCCATTACGAAAACTCTAAAATTACCCTGGTTCACAACACTTTGCCGAAAAAGTAACACCAAGCTCAGATTTTATTGAGGGAACAAAATAGAAGAACCCTTAAAAGTAAGGTGATTTTAGTATGTCTGTGGATTATTGTTCCATGTCTTCTATTCCTCATCTTACAATGAAATTTCCACTCTGATTGTTCCATATCATTTGTTCtagttcttcttttttttcccccatcCTCTTGTGAACGATTGTAATCAAAGATACAGGGGAACATGTTATTCTGCTTGTTTTCTTGGAATGATCATGCTTTAGGTGTTACACTCTCTTTCTCGCTCTTTCATGTGCTTGGTTATTCGTCAAACTCAATGTCTACTGTTCACCTTGTAGATCTGCTTGATATCATCATGTTACTTTTCTGTCTGCGTATTGATAATTCGGTCTCATCAAACAGGTGCTCGTAGAAAGAAGCACATTGGACACTTTTGAGATCATGAAATGGTAGTATTCAAGAAGTCTATGCAGTTATACTGAATGAGTATGGTGTATTGTTGTTAGCTATATAGGTTTAGATTGTTTAAAATAGATGAAGAGAATCATATGAAGGCCTTCTTTAATCTTTTCTCCCGTGGAGAGTTAGTACCCACTATATTAGTAAAGAAGTTTGGACGAGCATCAAtatgttttttaaaatttaccAGATGGCATGTATGGCTAAAGTAATTATAATGAGTAAATCATAGTTAATACTTTATTCTATTTTGGACCCATTGCTCGTGTTTATAACTAACAGGTTAGTACTGATCCAAAGTTGCACAACTAAATTTAAAGTAATAGTTCTAGGTGGCGAAATGTTTAGTTACCGCTCTCTAATTATTAAGCTTGTATACCTTTAACCTTTCAACTATTATTTGTATAATTTGAGCCCTCTAACTTCTGAAAGCGTGTATTTCTAATTCTTTTGTTCACTTGAGCTGGTAAAGTTGCATCGTTTacaacacaaaaaaaattgaaggcctggtaaattttttaaaatttggggGTTCTGTTCTGTTCGATGCAAAATGACCAATTAAATCATATTTTTGCAATTCCTATGACACTAGGAGATTAATGATTCGATATACTAGAGAATTTTGACACCAAATAAGCCTTGAAATGGTCAAAAATGATCATGAGGGTACTAAGTTGTGTTGGGAATGTATAGATGATTTCATGACAAAATCCTTGTTGATTTGAGCTCTTTTCGCTTCAAGGAACATTTTGGTGTAAGATTTGATAAAGGATGTATAAAATGGTGGAGCATAGAAGTCCTATTTGTGCACATTACTAAAAGAAGAAATTGTTCAAGTGTCAAAAGTAACTATTTTTCGGCATTGCAGACTAGTAGTTAGTGGTAGTACCAAAAGTCAAAGAAACTACTACCGAAAGCTAAGAGATAAATATCTGAGAGTGTAAAATCAGTATTCTATAATAGCAAAATCGGTATTATTTCAAAGTGTACACGTGGTGAATGGTGAGTGATTTTTAGTATTGCCGAATTCTGTACCATAGCAACACTCAGTAAACGATAACATGAACCaactaaaaagagaaaatttattaaaagaaaaattgtttgttataaatgtggaaagataggacataaagcaaacaaatgtaaattaaaagaaaaaatttcagaaatctgtataaacgaagaagaaattaaaaataaattaataaatttgttaataaatgaaaaagatcaaAATTCTGAAGAAGATTATTATGATGATATTACTAGTTCTGAAAGTGAAGAAGATTGTAattgtactccaaaatatataaatgttataactaaaaaagaagataaagaatttctactagatataatagaaaaaattgaagatccaatagctaaaaaagaatatttagaaagattaaaaagtttaatcattcaagaagataaaatgcctaaaataatagaaccttttagcaTTTCGAAATTAATAGACAAATATCCTAATATAAATgtaatgaaaaaggaaacaactaaagatcttcaatcagaaattaataatcttaaagtacaagtaaaacaattacaacaagaaataatagaattaaaattaaaagactTGGAAATAGAATCAAAATTAACATTAATAGATAACAATCAACCTTCAACTTCTAATATTAAAACAAACGAAATAGAAATAGCAGAAAATCCAGTAAAAGAAGATCAATATATAAATGCTATAGAAAAAATGacttttcaaaaatggtttgctTTAGTAACCATCAaagtagaagatttcaaagaaacatttgtagctctaatagatagtggagctgatataagttgtattaaagaaggaataattcccacaaaatattgtgaaagaacaaatgaaaaattaatggcagcaaatggagaagatttaaaagtaaaatataaatttacaaaaggatcaatatgtaataatgaatattgtattagacataattttataattgtaaataatataaatcatgatgtaatattaggaacaccttttttaattcaaatttatccATTTCTAGTAagtaatgaaggaatttcagtaaacataatgggaaaaattattACCTTTAAATTCCTAACTCCAATAAGACAAAGGGAATTACAAACATTACAAACATCTtcaatatataaaacaataaataccaTTACTAGAGTACAACAGCAAATAAGttatattaaagaagaaaaatcctatttaaaaattgaagaacaattaaacgatattaaaatacaaaaaagaatatcagaattagaagaattatttaaaaaagaaatttgtgcagatattcctaatgctttttgggatagaaaacaatatatgatagaattaccatatgaaaaagattttaatgaaaaaaatattccaacaaaagctagaccaatacaaatgaattctgaGCTTCTAGAATTTTGtaagaaggaaataaaaatattaatagataaaggattaataactccttcaaaatcaccttggagttgtgctgcattttatgttatgaatcaagttgaaaaagaaagaggagttccaagattagtaataaactacaaacctttaaataaagttttacaatggattagatatcctattccaaataaaagagatTTGTTTAACAGATTGTTTAAcgcaaaaatattttcaaagtttgatatgaaatcaggatattggcaaataataatagaccCAAAAGATAAATATAAAACAGCATTCACAACACCTTTTGgtcattatgaatggaaagttatgccatttggattaaaaaatgcaccatcagaatttcaaaatataatgaatgatatttttaatccttacagttcattcagtatagtctatatagatgatgtattaatattttcagaatctatagaacaacattttaaacatttaagtatatttttaaaagtagttaagaaaaatggattagttgtttctgctccaaaaatgaaattatttcaaactaaagtaagatttttaggacataatatatatcaaggaacaataaaaccaataaatagagctttagaatttgccactaaatttccaaatgaaataaaagataaaaatcaactacaaagatttttaggatgtttaaattatatagcagatttctttcccaaattaagacaagaatgttctatactatttaatagattaaagaaaaattcaaaacctTGAACAGACGAAcatacacaaaaaataaaatatttaaaagaaaaaatagagtcattaccatgtttatgtctacctcatcctaaagcattcatgatagttgaaactgatgcatcagaattaggatatggtggaatattaaaacaaagaatggataattcaaaagaagaattagttagatttcattctggaacatggtctgaccctcaaaagaattattcaactattaaaaaagaaattttatccatagttttgtgtatatcaaaatttcaagatgatttatataataagaaatttttaattagaatagattgtaaatctgcaaaagaaattttacaaaaagatgttcaaaatatagtttcaaaacaaatatttgctagatggcaagctattttatctgtaTTCGATTTTGacatagaatttattaaaggagaaaataattctctTCCTGACTTCTTGACTAGAGAATTCTTACAGGGAAATGGAACGTGAAACTCACAAAGAATACATTCGAAGATTACCCTATTCTTCAAAAAAGAGATACAAATATATCTCATAGACCATTTACTTATTATGTCAAAAACCCTGACAAAACCATTCAATCAATTCCTTATTCTCAAATTCGAAACCATGATACAGTTCATATTAGACACAGCTTTTGGACTGCAACCACACCAAAAGAACAAGCCTTTCTTCTAAAAAGGCAGATCAATtcgaatatcatattcaaacATGTTTTAGAAAAAGCC
Encoded proteins:
- the LOC113716813 gene encoding probable inactive purple acid phosphatase 29 translates to MASFILVLLLTILCTVPVHASKQLRFNKNGEFRILQVADMHYANGKTTPCLDVLPQQVASCSDTNTTAFIRRLIFAEKPDLIVFTGDNIFGFDTTDPVKSMNAAFSPAISSNIPWAAVIGNHDQESTLSRKGVMKYIVGMKNTLSQLNPPEALGIDGFGNYNLEVHGIENSRLVNKSLLNLYFLDSGDYSKVPSIPGYDWIKPSQQLWFQQTSTKLQRAYMNEPEAQKSPAPGLVYFHIPLPEYASFDSSNFTGVKQEGISSASINSGFFATMVEAGDVKAVFTGHDHLNDFCGDLSGIHLCYAGGFGYHAYGKAGWSRRTRMVVASLEKTDEGVWGTLKSIKTWKRLDDEHLTAIDAQVLWSKMGARRKKHIGHF